From the genome of Fimbriimonadaceae bacterium, one region includes:
- a CDS encoding DUF2589 domain-containing protein: protein MAIDTTPSQVATQSLSAIPFSSLIGGPLDAAIEAQGKSALNTINFIQQVGLQTDANGNKTAVTVSFSYTDGSGNNRVLIVPIITIVPIPYIAVNLITIDFKANINASSSSSQEDTSSQTVGASATVGGSFWGVKFDMSASYSSKKDSKATQDSKYSVEYTMDVHVEAGQTDMPAGLAKVLQILQDGITMQVTPSSGRMNFDQTSYAPSGTAHSFDVTITVIDSNSKVVPGATVTLPTAAGGVAFTAATGAGTTTSAQGSYTFTGTYTAPTATTPASTVPFTVSVQPVTPTGGTAPAPITGTFQVDLPAVP, encoded by the coding sequence ATGGCTATCGATACCACACCTTCACAAGTGGCGACTCAGTCGCTATCCGCAATTCCTTTCTCCAGCCTCATCGGCGGACCACTCGACGCAGCGATTGAAGCACAGGGCAAGTCTGCGCTCAACACCATCAATTTCATCCAGCAAGTTGGTTTGCAAACCGACGCAAACGGCAATAAAACCGCCGTTACCGTCAGCTTCTCCTATACCGACGGTTCCGGCAACAACCGAGTCTTGATCGTACCGATCATCACCATCGTGCCGATTCCGTACATTGCCGTGAACTTGATCACGATCGATTTCAAAGCGAACATCAACGCGTCAAGCTCCTCTTCGCAGGAAGACACAAGTTCGCAAACGGTTGGCGCATCCGCCACGGTTGGCGGCTCCTTCTGGGGTGTCAAATTCGACATGTCCGCGAGCTACAGCAGCAAGAAGGACTCGAAAGCGACGCAAGACTCCAAGTACTCCGTGGAGTACACGATGGACGTCCACGTCGAGGCCGGACAGACCGACATGCCCGCTGGCCTTGCCAAGGTCCTGCAAATCCTTCAGGACGGCATTACGATGCAGGTCACGCCATCTTCTGGACGCATGAACTTCGATCAGACTTCCTATGCACCAAGCGGCACTGCACACTCGTTCGATGTGACGATCACCGTCATCGACTCGAACAGCAAGGTAGTTCCGGGTGCAACGGTAACTCTGCCGACTGCGGCAGGCGGTGTCGCCTTTACGGCAGCGACAGGCGCAGGAACGACGACAAGCGCACAGGGCAGCTATACGTTCACAGGAACTTATACAGCTCCGACAGCGACGACACCTGCCAGTACGGTGCCCTTTACCGTTTCGGTGCAGCCAGTCACCCCAACGGGTGGCACAGCGCCAGCGCCGATCACCGGCACCTTCCAGGTCGACCTACCGGCTGTTCCGTAG